A genomic segment from Tessaracoccus defluvii encodes:
- a CDS encoding DUF305 domain-containing protein has protein sequence MTSDATRHHTEDSGKDKHSHAMYWKFGAILLVNLGLMWALSMSMVRSLDHFYFNPSNLYMDVLMVAAMAVLMTVGMWSMLKNKTLNIILLAGFLALFLAAFFLGRSEVGVGDEGFLTSMIPHHSRAILVCQEATITDPEIEQLCSEIVEAQEREIAQMKEILKRYQ, from the coding sequence ATGACAAGCGACGCAACGCGACACCACACCGAGGACAGCGGGAAGGACAAGCACTCGCATGCGATGTATTGGAAGTTCGGGGCGATTCTCCTGGTCAACCTGGGACTGATGTGGGCGCTCAGCATGTCTATGGTGCGCAGCCTTGACCACTTCTACTTCAATCCCAGCAACCTGTACATGGACGTCCTCATGGTGGCCGCGATGGCGGTGCTGATGACGGTGGGCATGTGGTCGATGCTCAAGAACAAGACCCTCAACATCATCCTGCTCGCCGGATTCCTTGCACTGTTTCTCGCGGCGTTCTTCCTGGGCCGCAGCGAGGTGGGGGTCGGTGACGAGGGATTCCTCACCTCCATGATTCCGCACCACTCGCGCGCCATCCTGGTGTGCCAGGAGGCCACCATCACCGATCCTGAGATCGAACAGCTCTGCAGCGAGATCGTCGAGGCGCAGGAGAGGGAGATCGCCCAGATGAAGGAGATCCTCAAGCGGTACCAGTGA
- a CDS encoding ArsR/SmtB family transcription factor: MSDPSRLAILQHLALGEHRVRDLTAHLGLAQSTVSAHLACLRECGLVSSRPEGRASVLQVPHVIGVHDLHASTIAAGLPVLTAHVVVEEACFTQGHVSPGTARPPDLRRRALRRQRRALHLPDRDPLPQRTGTQLSPLRPGSARGRV; encoded by the coding sequence TTGTCCGATCCTTCGCGGCTGGCGATCCTGCAACACTTGGCGTTGGGCGAGCATCGGGTGCGTGATCTGACAGCCCATCTCGGGTTGGCGCAGTCGACCGTGAGCGCCCACCTGGCGTGTCTGCGTGAGTGCGGCCTCGTGTCGTCGCGGCCGGAGGGTCGCGCGTCGGTCCTCCAGGTCCCGCACGTGATCGGCGTGCACGACCTGCACGCCTCCACCATCGCCGCCGGGCTACCCGTCCTCACAGCCCACGTCGTCGTCGAAGAAGCCTGCTTCACCCAGGGCCACGTCTCCCCAGGAACTGCGAGACCTCCAGACCTGCGTCGCCGAGCACTTCGACGTCAGCGTCGAGCACTCCACCTTCCAGATCGAGACCCCCTCCCACAGCGCACTGGAACGCAGCTCTCACCACTGAGACCCGGTTCTGCCCGAGGCCGGGTTTGA
- the pulA gene encoding pullulanase-type alpha-1,6-glucosidase, whose protein sequence is MSNSQPRRPLAARVLSVVVSLALALGGAVALASAGATPAAAATESVTLVGSLQTELGCESAWDQACSATHLADADGDGVWSGDFTVPAGDWEFKVAINDGWTESYGDDGENYPLRLAAPTTLTFLFDDETKKISLAAPDLPGDYDATTDADLVAAPVRELGEGESFYFVLTDRFDNGDDSNDTGGLTGDRMVTGFDPTDKGFYHGGDIAGLARQLDYIEGLGTTAIWLTPSFKNNPVQGTGADASAGYHGYWVTDFTQIDPHLGTNAELKDLIAAAHDRGIKVYFDIIANHTADLIDYAEKEYTYIDTATSPYKDVEGNIVNVSELAGQADFPDFHPDTSSFPRTPVRSAENTVMVPEVLNDVTLYHNRGDSTWSGESVTFGDFVGLDDLMTEDPVVVDTMIEIYKTWVDLGIDGYRIDTAKHVNFEFWQEFTTAVNAHAVAAANPDFFMFGEVYDADARLLSPYVRDTEMTSVLDFAFQSSALTYAKGLRADGLTKLFAADDYYTTDHSSASALPTFLGNHDMGRVGRLLQGAGSELERSEIAHSLMYLTRGQPVVYYGDEQGFVGDGNDKDAREDMMASQTESYLDNVLLDGSAYGAGSHFDTDAPLYRHIAALAALRDGNKALDTGAQVELYAADGPGVYAFARVDRTEKVEYVVAINNTDAAAEASFATLTPGATYAPVFGGAASTTAAADGTVSLTVPALSAVVLKADRPVADAADAQAIALAAGAMDDKGLVPVTADIADDRWAETSFAHRAVGAADYVALGTAEDDTPRVFADFGDLHRGTAVELRAVSVDADGSAVATSTLYVVGTDLAGVAPEPEPEPAPTSGRTDLMVTIPGDLNSELGCPNDWQPDCTAIQLVHRGNGVYSNTFTVPAGTWQYKIAIGGSWDENYGAGGVPGGDNATFTLEQDQAVTFVYDDATKWFTSSAQGPLVTLPGSFQDEVGCPGDWQPDCVVTFLQDPDADGTYTWTTSAIPAGSYEVKVAHNLGWDENYGVGGAAGGANYAFSSPGGKPITFTYDIATHILTVEVTDPALPGAGQFLGHWIDANTVAWPANLAPDPADTMWQLWGDADGGLVLADGKVTGGTGEPATLLGTLAYDPTGLTAAQLENRKHLSGFLALRLSLADGVTIGDVLTGQVMVLQAAKAGTPQVFTGLQIPGVLDDLYAESARQADLGVTFDGDVPTLRVWAPTARTVALELFDGLDASTTPTTVPMTRAADGTWSVTGTAGWENRAYRYAVEVYAPSTGEVVTNSVTDPYSVGLTLNSTASVVLDLSDPAWAPALWKDTESPQIDQFVDRTIYEMHIRDFSVSDETVPENLRGTYAAFALEGTDGITRLGELADAGMNTIHLLPSFDIATIEENRAAQAVPAIPTDAAPDSEAQQAAVTAVADADGFNWGYDPFHFNAPEGSYASAGNQDGGARTAEFRSMVGGLHRTGYQVVLDEVFNHTAQSGQGDKSVLDQVVPGYYHRLSLAGSVETSTCCQNVATEHEMAEQLMVDSVVTWARDYRVDGFRFDLMGHHSFDNMVTVRAALDELTLADDGVDGKAIYLYGEGWNFGEVANNARFTQATQGQLDGTHIGAFNDRLRDAVHGGGPFDENKAELQGFGTGLYTDPNGVTVETPEQQLANLRHDQDLIRLGMAGNLEDYAFETSAGELQTGAQLDYNGSPAGYATEPDESVNYVDAHDNETLYDLGVWKLPVDTPMADRVRMNTVSLGTVALGQSPAFWHAGTDLLRSKSLDRNSYNSGDWFNQLDWSMQTNNFGVGLPPEPDNGAKWEAMRPLLADPALKPAPSDIAMSRDAALELLQLRSTNPLLTLGSAELIKERVTFPNAGADQTAGLIVMHVADPAGAADVDPAKDGLLVAINASPEAITEAIDGQAGIEYVLDPVLTDGVRDDPVVATTTWETSSGTLTIPARSVVVLNDTAEPMVEYVTPVAPTFHDVNGWKHDRVIIPTTPGVEYLLNGRVVSAGTYPVTKAQAVVVTARPLEGYEFTDGAASRWAYQFNNTAAKKNGLVYPR, encoded by the coding sequence ATGTCGAATTCCCAGCCCCGTCGTCCGCTGGCGGCCCGCGTGCTCTCCGTGGTGGTCAGCCTCGCCCTCGCGCTCGGCGGTGCCGTGGCGCTGGCGTCCGCGGGCGCGACGCCGGCCGCAGCGGCCACCGAGTCGGTCACCCTGGTGGGCTCCCTGCAGACCGAGCTGGGCTGCGAGTCGGCCTGGGACCAGGCGTGCTCCGCGACCCACCTCGCGGACGCCGACGGCGACGGCGTGTGGTCGGGCGACTTCACGGTGCCCGCCGGCGACTGGGAGTTCAAGGTCGCCATCAACGATGGCTGGACGGAGTCCTACGGCGACGACGGTGAGAACTACCCCCTGCGCCTCGCCGCCCCGACGACGCTGACGTTCCTCTTCGACGACGAGACCAAGAAGATCTCCCTGGCCGCGCCCGACCTGCCCGGCGACTACGACGCCACCACGGACGCCGACCTCGTCGCCGCGCCGGTGCGCGAGCTGGGCGAGGGCGAGAGCTTCTACTTCGTGCTGACCGACCGCTTCGACAACGGCGACGACTCCAACGACACCGGCGGCCTCACGGGCGACCGGATGGTGACGGGCTTCGACCCCACCGACAAGGGCTTCTACCACGGTGGCGACATCGCCGGCCTCGCGCGGCAGCTCGACTACATCGAGGGCCTGGGCACCACCGCCATCTGGCTGACCCCGTCGTTCAAGAACAACCCGGTGCAGGGCACCGGCGCGGACGCGTCCGCCGGCTACCACGGCTACTGGGTGACCGACTTCACCCAGATCGACCCGCACCTGGGCACGAACGCCGAGCTGAAGGACCTCATCGCCGCCGCGCACGACCGCGGCATCAAGGTCTACTTCGACATCATCGCCAACCACACCGCCGACCTGATCGACTACGCCGAGAAGGAGTACACGTACATCGACACGGCGACCAGCCCGTACAAGGACGTGGAAGGCAACATCGTCAACGTCTCCGAGCTGGCCGGGCAGGCCGACTTCCCCGACTTCCACCCCGACACCAGCTCGTTCCCGCGCACGCCCGTCCGCAGCGCCGAGAACACGGTGATGGTGCCCGAGGTGCTGAACGACGTGACCCTCTACCACAACCGCGGGGATTCAACCTGGAGCGGCGAATCGGTCACGTTCGGCGACTTCGTGGGCCTGGACGACCTGATGACCGAGGATCCGGTCGTCGTCGACACGATGATCGAGATCTACAAGACCTGGGTCGACCTGGGCATCGACGGCTACCGCATCGACACCGCCAAGCACGTCAACTTCGAGTTCTGGCAGGAGTTCACCACCGCGGTGAACGCGCACGCGGTGGCCGCCGCGAACCCGGACTTCTTCATGTTCGGCGAGGTCTACGACGCCGACGCGCGCCTGCTGTCGCCCTACGTCCGCGACACCGAAATGACCAGCGTCCTCGACTTCGCCTTCCAGTCCTCGGCGCTCACCTATGCCAAGGGCCTGCGCGCGGACGGGCTCACCAAGCTCTTCGCGGCCGACGACTACTACACGACCGACCACTCGTCGGCGTCCGCTCTGCCGACGTTCCTCGGCAACCACGACATGGGCCGCGTCGGCCGCCTGCTCCAGGGAGCGGGCTCCGAGTTGGAGCGCTCCGAGATCGCGCACTCCCTCATGTACCTCACCCGCGGCCAGCCGGTCGTCTACTACGGCGACGAGCAGGGCTTCGTGGGTGACGGCAATGACAAGGACGCCCGCGAGGACATGATGGCCTCGCAGACCGAGTCCTACCTCGACAACGTCCTCCTCGACGGTTCCGCCTACGGCGCCGGGTCGCACTTCGACACCGACGCCCCGCTGTACCGGCACATCGCCGCCCTGGCCGCCCTGCGTGACGGCAACAAGGCGCTCGACACCGGCGCCCAGGTCGAGCTGTACGCGGCCGACGGCCCGGGCGTCTATGCCTTCGCGCGCGTCGACCGCACCGAGAAGGTCGAGTACGTGGTGGCGATCAACAACACCGACGCGGCGGCCGAGGCGTCCTTCGCGACCCTCACCCCGGGGGCCACCTACGCGCCCGTGTTCGGCGGCGCGGCCTCGACCACGGCGGCCGCCGACGGCACCGTGTCCCTCACCGTGCCCGCGCTGTCCGCGGTCGTCCTGAAGGCCGACCGTCCGGTCGCGGACGCCGCCGACGCCCAGGCGATCGCGCTGGCGGCCGGCGCCATGGACGACAAGGGCCTGGTCCCGGTCACCGCCGACATCGCTGACGACCGCTGGGCCGAGACGTCCTTCGCCCACCGCGCCGTCGGCGCGGCCGACTACGTCGCGCTCGGCACCGCCGAGGACGACACCCCGCGCGTGTTCGCCGACTTCGGCGACCTCCATCGCGGCACCGCCGTCGAGTTGCGCGCGGTCTCCGTGGACGCGGACGGCTCAGCGGTCGCCACCTCCACCCTGTACGTGGTCGGCACCGATCTCGCCGGCGTCGCGCCCGAGCCGGAGCCCGAGCCGGCCCCCACCTCCGGCCGCACCGACCTGATGGTCACCATCCCCGGCGACCTCAACAGCGAGCTGGGTTGCCCCAATGACTGGCAGCCCGACTGCACGGCCATCCAGTTGGTCCACCGCGGCAACGGCGTGTACTCGAACACCTTCACCGTCCCGGCCGGCACCTGGCAGTACAAGATCGCCATCGGCGGCAGTTGGGACGAGAACTACGGCGCGGGCGGCGTCCCCGGTGGTGACAACGCCACGTTCACCCTCGAGCAGGACCAGGCGGTGACGTTCGTCTACGACGACGCCACCAAGTGGTTCACCTCCAGCGCCCAGGGCCCGCTGGTCACCCTGCCCGGCTCGTTCCAGGACGAGGTCGGCTGCCCGGGTGACTGGCAGCCCGACTGCGTGGTCACCTTCCTGCAGGACCCCGACGCGGACGGCACCTACACCTGGACGACGTCGGCGATCCCGGCCGGCTCCTACGAGGTCAAGGTCGCGCACAACCTGGGCTGGGACGAGAACTACGGCGTGGGGGGCGCGGCCGGCGGCGCGAACTACGCGTTCTCCTCGCCGGGCGGCAAGCCGATCACCTTCACCTATGACATCGCGACGCACATCCTGACCGTCGAGGTCACCGACCCGGCGTTGCCGGGCGCCGGCCAGTTCCTCGGGCACTGGATCGACGCGAACACCGTGGCGTGGCCGGCCAACCTCGCGCCCGACCCGGCCGACACCATGTGGCAGCTCTGGGGCGACGCGGACGGCGGCCTCGTCCTGGCCGACGGCAAGGTGACGGGCGGGACCGGCGAGCCGGCAACCCTGCTCGGCACCCTGGCCTACGATCCGACGGGCCTCACGGCGGCCCAGCTGGAGAATCGCAAGCACCTGTCCGGCTTCCTCGCGCTGAGGCTGAGCCTCGCCGACGGCGTGACGATCGGGGACGTGCTCACCGGCCAGGTGATGGTTCTGCAGGCCGCCAAGGCCGGAACGCCGCAGGTGTTCACCGGGCTGCAGATCCCGGGCGTCCTCGACGACCTCTACGCCGAGTCGGCCCGGCAGGCCGACCTTGGGGTGACGTTCGACGGTGACGTCCCGACCCTGCGCGTGTGGGCCCCGACGGCCCGCACCGTGGCGCTCGAGCTGTTCGACGGCCTCGACGCCTCGACCACCCCCACCACCGTCCCGATGACGCGCGCCGCCGATGGCACCTGGAGCGTAACCGGCACGGCCGGGTGGGAGAACCGCGCCTACCGCTACGCCGTCGAGGTCTACGCACCATCCACCGGGGAGGTGGTGACGAACAGCGTCACCGATCCCTACTCGGTCGGCCTGACCCTGAATTCCACGGCGTCCGTCGTGCTCGACCTGAGCGACCCGGCCTGGGCGCCGGCCCTCTGGAAGGACACCGAGTCCCCGCAGATCGACCAGTTCGTCGACCGGACGATCTACGAGATGCACATCCGCGACTTCTCCGTTTCGGACGAGACCGTCCCGGAGAACCTGCGCGGCACGTACGCCGCCTTCGCCCTCGAGGGTACGGACGGCATCACCCGGCTGGGTGAGCTCGCCGACGCCGGCATGAACACGATCCACCTGCTGCCGAGCTTCGACATCGCCACGATCGAGGAGAACCGGGCCGCCCAGGCGGTGCCGGCCATCCCGACCGATGCGGCGCCGGACTCCGAGGCGCAGCAGGCGGCCGTGACCGCCGTGGCGGACGCCGACGGCTTCAACTGGGGCTACGACCCGTTCCACTTCAACGCGCCGGAGGGCTCCTACGCCTCGGCCGGCAACCAGGACGGCGGGGCCCGCACGGCCGAGTTCCGTTCCATGGTGGGCGGACTGCACCGGACCGGTTACCAGGTGGTGCTGGACGAGGTCTTCAACCACACCGCCCAGTCCGGGCAGGGTGACAAGTCGGTGCTCGACCAGGTCGTGCCCGGCTACTACCACCGCCTGTCGCTGGCCGGCTCGGTCGAGACCTCGACGTGCTGCCAGAACGTGGCCACCGAGCACGAGATGGCCGAGCAGCTCATGGTCGACTCCGTCGTGACGTGGGCCCGGGACTACCGCGTCGACGGCTTCCGGTTCGACCTGATGGGCCACCACTCGTTCGACAACATGGTGACCGTGCGCGCCGCCCTCGACGAGCTCACGCTGGCCGACGACGGGGTGGACGGCAAGGCCATCTACCTCTACGGCGAGGGGTGGAACTTCGGCGAGGTGGCCAACAACGCCCGGTTCACCCAGGCGACGCAGGGCCAGCTGGACGGCACCCACATCGGCGCCTTCAACGACCGGCTCCGGGACGCCGTCCATGGCGGCGGCCCCTTCGACGAGAACAAGGCGGAGCTCCAGGGCTTCGGCACCGGTCTCTACACCGACCCGAACGGCGTGACCGTCGAGACGCCCGAGCAACAGCTGGCCAACCTCCGGCACGACCAGGACCTGATCCGGCTCGGGATGGCCGGCAACCTCGAGGACTACGCCTTCGAGACGTCCGCGGGCGAGCTCCAGACGGGCGCGCAGCTCGACTACAACGGGTCCCCGGCCGGTTACGCCACCGAGCCCGACGAGTCGGTCAACTACGTGGACGCCCACGACAACGAGACGCTGTACGACCTGGGCGTGTGGAAGCTGCCGGTGGACACGCCGATGGCCGACCGCGTCCGGATGAACACCGTCTCGCTCGGCACCGTCGCGCTGGGCCAGTCGCCGGCGTTCTGGCACGCGGGCACCGACCTGCTGCGCAGCAAGTCGCTGGACCGCAACTCCTACAATTCCGGCGACTGGTTCAACCAGCTCGACTGGTCGATGCAGACGAACAACTTCGGCGTAGGTCTTCCCCCCGAGCCGGACAACGGCGCGAAGTGGGAGGCGATGCGTCCGCTGCTGGCGGATCCGGCGCTCAAGCCCGCTCCGTCCGACATCGCGATGTCGCGCGACGCGGCGCTCGAGCTGCTGCAGCTGCGGTCCACGAACCCGCTGCTGACGCTTGGTTCCGCGGAGCTGATCAAGGAGCGGGTGACGTTCCCGAACGCGGGCGCCGACCAGACCGCAGGGCTGATCGTCATGCACGTCGCCGACCCTGCCGGAGCGGCCGACGTCGACCCGGCGAAGGACGGGCTGCTGGTGGCGATCAACGCGTCGCCGGAGGCGATCACGGAGGCGATCGACGGCCAGGCCGGCATCGAGTACGTCCTCGATCCGGTGCTCACCGACGGCGTCCGGGACGACCCGGTGGTGGCCACCACCACGTGGGAGACCTCCTCCGGTACGCTCACGATCCCGGCGCGCTCGGTCGTCGTGCTCAACGACACCGCCGAGCCGATGGTGGAGTACGTGACCCCCGTGGCCCCGACGTTCCACGACGTCAACGGCTGGAAGCACGACCGGGTGATCATCCCGACCACCCCGGGCGTCGAGTACCTGCTCAACGGACGCGTCGTGAGCGCGGGCACGTACCCGGTCACGAAGGCCCAGGCCGTCGTCGTCACGGCGCGCCCGCTCGAGGGGTACGAGTTCACCGACGGAGCCGCGTCGCGGTGGGCCTACCAGTTCAACAACACCGCAGCCAAGAAGAACGGCCTGGTGTACCCCCGTTGA
- a CDS encoding endonuclease/exonuclease/phosphatase family protein has translation MLISVVDWNVNGFVRRSQPNLLAELEWDVACLQEVTRQTWDAFRSLGADGDVAFEHLAPLAGDGPRYACAIVTRGAVRLESFGLLRDMPSPERAAVAEVSVDGHRIWIGSWAAPPGVSWGKGAKERQVQRFAAWLRDRPGPVVIGIDRNAPKWERHDLSADEWWNGSEPLLYGPDRVHDLRDTYRDHLDANPGLAAEVRQQFPEGPLAFTHIRGGTVCRYDVIYASPEFGVEDVEHQWDKARSAGSDHALVRATLRLDTCPRS, from the coding sequence GTGCTGATCTCGGTGGTGGACTGGAACGTCAACGGCTTCGTCCGGCGCTCACAGCCGAACCTGCTGGCGGAACTGGAGTGGGATGTCGCCTGCCTCCAGGAGGTGACCCGCCAGACCTGGGACGCCTTCCGGTCGCTCGGCGCGGACGGCGACGTAGCGTTCGAGCACCTCGCGCCACTGGCTGGCGACGGACCACGGTACGCGTGCGCGATCGTGACGCGAGGCGCTGTGCGGCTGGAATCGTTCGGCCTTCTGCGCGACATGCCCTCACCCGAACGCGCCGCAGTCGCCGAGGTGAGCGTTGATGGACATCGCATCTGGATCGGCAGTTGGGCTGCACCGCCGGGCGTGAGTTGGGGCAAGGGTGCCAAGGAGCGGCAGGTACAGCGGTTCGCTGCCTGGCTGCGGGATCGACCGGGTCCAGTCGTGATCGGCATCGACCGCAACGCTCCCAAGTGGGAGCGCCACGACCTGTCGGCGGACGAGTGGTGGAACGGGAGCGAGCCACTTCTGTACGGGCCCGACCGGGTGCACGATTTGAGGGACACCTATCGCGACCACCTCGACGCGAACCCGGGGCTGGCCGCTGAGGTGCGTCAGCAGTTCCCCGAGGGGCCCCTCGCCTTCACGCACATCCGAGGGGGCACGGTCTGCCGCTACGACGTGATCTACGCCTCGCCCGAGTTCGGCGTCGAGGACGTGGAGCATCAGTGGGATAAGGCACGCAGCGCCGGAAGCGACCACGCCCTCGTGAGGGCGACCCTGCGGCTGGACACCTGTCCCAGGTCCTGA
- a CDS encoding LysM peptidoglycan-binding domain-containing protein — protein sequence MTQTLHLVGEPEADRILTEHPFALLTGMLLDQQVPMEVAFDGPRKIVERLGSIDPERIVTHTVKRGETLWSIAENHLGSGNRYPEILKLNNDLLRGKPKFLRPGWVLTLPAAAQADAGQATAKSDRAHSRYTVVKGDTLSEIAQQHLDDAEAWPRIFEASRGIPQPDGRRLTDPDLILPGWHLLIPSAAEATPELPTSPEPERVETTSATSPPPDASAPPATPAPTPVAETSPATGGAVPIPVAPSSAPAAPSPSASATVASDVSNDNNRVSEASDRDAEALAPWVLAGLTGAGGVLAAGLLAALRQRRRAQFRARRPGRTIQAPPPELVPVEKTVMTEGQAATPSLLAIDQALRLLAVSGEDRVAPPQLLAVQLLPGEVAVQLVEPITLAHPWRPDPADGRRWLLAAGSHEQAATARSAYPQLVSVGLDDDGATWLVNLEQLGTISLTGDPTYAADFARYLAAEIAVNPWARQVQLDCIGIAPEAVPIDPARIRHHRLEDPVPLDAAIAAAAATIDKCATHDVTAAAGRADDLGGGVWESWLVLVNGALSSSPLDRLLALVEDHPARNGTAVVMVADTEPVRGLGVRLTGQGRVLIPSLGLDLIANGLTPAEAEGCARLLAHAELLSDVEIPPDGDDGWREYCDAAGAIRDELVLPRQTDPVSEPGATVIPAPDAEVLDVAATTADDLQQLAPHVPDKVRAAVERSDPDLDADLAAWAAGTRPHLRLLGPIQARTGTTGTPTVVAKRKAFYTELLAFLVLHPQGVSIDQVVDAFGTDATQMRVHLSKLRSWLGVDPITGGNYLPDATKSPAGIARGMGVYQLVGVLADIDLFRRLRSRGQARGPEGLSDLQAALGLVTGEPFTGQRGRGWAWLADGVRIDQHMVCAVVDVAHTVTIAALHTGDLALARRTTETALVAAPYEDTPRLDLAAVLAAEGDRQAAERMLQEDVSNRADDGDAPDDLPERTAELVASALWLKKGRVA from the coding sequence ATGACGCAGACGCTCCACCTCGTCGGCGAACCGGAGGCCGACCGCATCCTCACCGAGCACCCCTTCGCCCTGCTGACCGGCATGCTGCTCGACCAGCAGGTGCCCATGGAGGTGGCCTTCGACGGGCCGCGCAAGATCGTCGAGCGGCTGGGCTCGATCGACCCCGAGCGCATCGTCACTCACACGGTCAAGCGAGGTGAGACCCTGTGGTCGATCGCTGAGAACCACCTGGGGTCAGGGAACCGCTACCCCGAGATCCTCAAACTCAACAACGATCTCCTGCGGGGCAAGCCGAAGTTCCTCAGACCGGGCTGGGTGCTGACCCTGCCCGCAGCGGCGCAGGCCGACGCCGGACAGGCCACGGCGAAGAGCGACCGCGCGCATTCCCGATACACCGTGGTCAAGGGCGACACGCTGAGCGAGATCGCACAGCAGCACCTCGACGACGCCGAGGCGTGGCCACGGATCTTCGAGGCCTCTCGGGGGATTCCGCAGCCGGACGGCCGTCGCCTGACGGACCCAGACCTCATCCTCCCCGGCTGGCACCTGCTCATCCCCTCCGCTGCGGAGGCGACGCCCGAGCTGCCAACCTCCCCGGAACCCGAACGAGTCGAGACGACATCCGCGACCTCGCCGCCGCCGGACGCCTCCGCTCCGCCCGCAACCCCCGCCCCGACACCCGTGGCCGAGACGTCGCCTGCGACCGGCGGGGCCGTCCCTATTCCCGTCGCTCCGTCCAGCGCACCGGCGGCGCCGTCCCCGTCCGCCTCGGCGACCGTGGCCTCGGACGTGAGCAACGACAACAACCGTGTGAGCGAGGCGTCCGATCGGGACGCCGAGGCTCTGGCCCCGTGGGTGCTGGCCGGGCTCACCGGTGCGGGCGGGGTCCTCGCTGCTGGGCTGCTGGCCGCCCTGCGCCAGCGCCGGAGGGCCCAGTTCCGTGCTCGTCGGCCGGGGCGGACGATCCAGGCACCGCCGCCGGAACTGGTTCCGGTGGAGAAGACCGTGATGACGGAGGGGCAGGCCGCGACGCCCAGCCTGCTGGCGATCGACCAGGCGCTCAGGTTGCTTGCCGTCTCCGGCGAGGACCGCGTCGCCCCACCGCAGCTCCTGGCTGTCCAGCTCCTGCCCGGAGAGGTGGCAGTCCAGCTGGTCGAGCCCATCACGCTGGCACATCCGTGGCGCCCGGACCCGGCCGACGGTCGTCGATGGCTGCTGGCCGCCGGCTCGCACGAGCAGGCGGCGACCGCCCGATCTGCCTATCCGCAGCTCGTCTCCGTGGGACTGGACGACGATGGCGCCACGTGGCTGGTCAACCTCGAACAGCTGGGCACGATCAGCCTCACCGGTGACCCCACCTACGCCGCCGACTTCGCTCGCTATCTGGCAGCCGAGATCGCGGTCAATCCGTGGGCGCGTCAGGTTCAACTCGACTGCATCGGGATCGCGCCGGAGGCCGTACCGATCGACCCGGCGCGCATCCGCCACCACCGTCTCGAGGACCCCGTGCCGCTGGACGCCGCGATCGCTGCAGCCGCGGCGACCATCGACAAGTGCGCCACTCACGACGTGACCGCTGCCGCCGGCCGCGCCGACGACCTGGGCGGAGGCGTGTGGGAGAGCTGGCTCGTCCTGGTCAATGGGGCGCTGTCGAGCAGCCCGCTCGACCGGCTGCTCGCCCTCGTCGAGGATCATCCGGCGCGGAACGGCACGGCCGTCGTCATGGTCGCCGACACCGAGCCCGTCCGTGGCCTCGGCGTCCGACTGACCGGGCAGGGCCGGGTGCTCATCCCGTCGCTCGGCCTCGACCTGATCGCAAACGGACTCACCCCCGCCGAAGCTGAGGGCTGCGCCCGGCTCCTGGCCCACGCCGAGCTGCTCAGTGACGTCGAGATACCGCCCGACGGCGACGACGGCTGGCGCGAGTACTGCGACGCCGCCGGAGCGATCCGTGACGAACTCGTGCTGCCCCGCCAGACAGACCCCGTGTCCGAGCCGGGGGCGACGGTGATTCCAGCCCCGGACGCTGAGGTCCTCGACGTGGCTGCGACCACCGCGGACGACCTGCAGCAGCTCGCTCCGCACGTGCCCGACAAGGTCCGGGCAGCAGTCGAGCGCTCCGACCCCGATCTGGACGCCGACCTGGCCGCCTGGGCTGCTGGGACCCGCCCGCACCTACGGCTACTCGGCCCCATCCAGGCGCGAACCGGGACGACCGGCACGCCAACGGTAGTGGCGAAGCGCAAGGCCTTCTACACCGAGTTGCTGGCCTTCCTCGTGCTGCACCCCCAAGGCGTCAGCATCGACCAGGTGGTCGATGCATTCGGGACTGACGCCACCCAGATGCGAGTCCACCTCTCGAAGTTGCGGAGCTGGCTCGGTGTCGACCCCATCACCGGCGGCAACTATCTGCCGGACGCCACGAAGTCCCCGGCGGGCATCGCCCGAGGCATGGGTGTCTACCAGCTGGTCGGCGTTCTGGCCGACATCGACCTCTTCCGCCGACTCCGGTCACGCGGCCAGGCTCGCGGTCCCGAGGGCCTCAGCGACCTGCAGGCCGCCTTGGGGTTGGTCACCGGAGAGCCCTTCACGGGCCAACGAGGGCGCGGATGGGCTTGGCTCGCCGACGGCGTCCGCATCGACCAGCACATGGTGTGCGCCGTCGTCGACGTGGCCCACACGGTCACGATCGCGGCGCTGCACACTGGCGATCTTGCGTTAGCCCGCAGGACCACCGAGACAGCGCTGGTCGCGGCCCCGTACGAGGACACGCCGAGGCTCGACCTGGCAGCTGTCCTGGCTGCCGAGGGCGACCGGCAGGCCGCCGAACGCATGCTTCAAGAGGACGTCAGCAACCGCGCCGACGACGGCGATGCCCCCGACGATCTACCCGAGCGAACCGCCGAACTCGTCGCCAGCGCGCTCTGGCTGAAGAAGGGACGCGTCGCCTGA